The following nucleotide sequence is from Streptomyces brevispora.
GACCGGTCAGGGTGAGTGGGCTCTCCAGCAGCTGGGCGAGCGCCGGCTCGGCGAGCATGCCTACCACCAGTGAGGTGATGGTGATGCCGAGCTGGGTGCCGGACAGCTGGAAGGAGAGTTCGCGCAGGGCCTCGACGACGGTACGGGCCCGTCGGTCGCCCTCGGCGGCGGCGCGCTCGGCGTCCGCCCGTTCCACGGTGACGAGCCCGAATTCGGCTGCCACGAAGAATCCGTTGGCGAGGATGAGAAGGAATGCCGCGCTGAGCAGCAGCAGGGGGGTGGTCATACCGCCGCCTCCACAGAAGGGGCGGCGCAGGTACTACCGGAAGATCCGTCCATTGCTGGAAGGAGTCACTCCTTGGGTCGCAGGAAAGCCCCGCGGGTCTCGGGGACCACTGGTGGGGGCGGGGCGCACAGGGCGCCGCCGCCCTCCAGAGTAAACAACAAGAGGCCTCACGGGGCAGGGGCTCAGCAGTTGTCCGTGCCCGTGCCGTGGTTCTCGGCGAGGGCGCGGAGCGCGCGGGCGTCGCGAATGGCCTGCTCCTTGGCGATTCCGGGCTGGATGCCGAGGGCGGGCATGCTGGTCCCGTCGCTGAGGTCGAGAAAGACCCACGGGTCGCCGACCCGTAGGTTGACGCGCACGATCTCCGCCCAGGACAGCCGCCGGGTACGTGTGAGGTTGACCACGGTCACCCCGCTGTCGTCCGCGACGATCTTGGGGCGGCTGAGCAGCGCGAGAACGCCGAGGAAGACCAGCGCGGTGAAGACGAAGCTGGTCCGCTCCCCCGCGCTGAGCTGTTCCAGGGTGAAGGCGACGACGGTGATGACGGCGAACATCACCACCCCGACACTCAGCAGGACCACCCGGGTACGGGTCGGCCGGAAGGTGACCGGAAGGGCGGGGGGTTCGGTCCGGGGAGCGGGGGCTGACATGTTCTTCTTCCGTGTCCCGCCGTCAGAGGCGGCAGGCGTGGATGGCCGTGGTGAGGATGGCGCGGGCGCCGAGGTCGTACAGATCGTCCATGATCCGCTGTGCCTCCCTGGAGGCGACCATGGAGCGGACCGCGACCCAGCCCTCGTGGTGCAGGGGGGAGATGGTCGGTGACTCCAGGCCGGGGGTGAGGGCGACCGCGCGCTCCAGGTGCTCGACGCGGCAGTCGTAGTCCATCATCACGTAGCTGCGGGCGACCAGGACGCCCTGCAGCCGGCGCAGGAACTGCTGCACCTTGGGCTCGTCGTCCGGGGCGCCGATACGGCGGATGACGACGGCCTCCGACTTCATGATGGGTTCGCCGATGACCTCGAGTCCGGCGTTGCGCATGCTGGTGCCGGTCTCGACGACGTCGGCGATGATCTGCGCGACGCCGAGCTCGATGGCGGTCTCGACGGCGCCGTCCAGGTGGACGACGGAGGCGTTGACGCCGGCGTCGGCGAGGTGCTTGGCGACGATGCCCTCGTAGGAGGTGGCGATCGTCAGCCCGTCGAAGTCCTGCGGGCCCGCGGCCGTGCCGGGCTTGGTGGCGTAGCGGAAGGTCGAACGGGCGAAACCGAGCTGGAGGATCTCCTCCGACTCGGCACCGGAGTCCTGCAGCAGGTCGCGGCCGGTGATGCCGATGTCGAGACGGCCCGAGCTGACGTAGATCGCGATGTCACGGGGGCGCAGGTAGAAGAACTCCACCTCGTTCTCGGGGTCGACGAGGACGAGCTCCTTGGACTCCTTGCGCTGCTGGTAGCCGGCCTCATGGAGCATCGCCATCGCAGGCCCTGAGAGTGAACCCTTGTTGGGGACGGCGATGCGCAGCA
It contains:
- a CDS encoding PH domain-containing protein; amino-acid sequence: MSAPAPRTEPPALPVTFRPTRTRVVLLSVGVVMFAVITVVAFTLEQLSAGERTSFVFTALVFLGVLALLSRPKIVADDSGVTVVNLTRTRRLSWAEIVRVNLRVGDPWVFLDLSDGTSMPALGIQPGIAKEQAIRDARALRALAENHGTGTDNC
- the hisG gene encoding ATP phosphoribosyltransferase; its protein translation is MLRIAVPNKGSLSGPAMAMLHEAGYQQRKESKELVLVDPENEVEFFYLRPRDIAIYVSSGRLDIGITGRDLLQDSGAESEEILQLGFARSTFRYATKPGTAAGPQDFDGLTIATSYEGIVAKHLADAGVNASVVHLDGAVETAIELGVAQIIADVVETGTSMRNAGLEVIGEPIMKSEAVVIRRIGAPDDEPKVQQFLRRLQGVLVARSYVMMDYDCRVEHLERAVALTPGLESPTISPLHHEGWVAVRSMVASREAQRIMDDLYDLGARAILTTAIHACRL